The stretch of DNA GAGTGACACTGACCATAATTTTTCATGATCGTAATTGGCTTATTCGTATAATATTCATCTTTTTGTTTGGAAATATGATCTTGAACTACAACACAACCGGAAAATAGATTTTTATAAATTCCCAATTGTGTGATAAGTGGTGCATTTCCTTTTGTCAGATCGAATGAACCGTCATTGATCCAAACCTGATTGCGTTCCAGAAATGGTGGAGTTTCACGCATTTCTACAACCCACTTACTGACATTTGAATATGGTTTCCCTTCACCGGCTTTAGGATACCAGTTGCTGATCAGATGATCGTGGCAATTTATAAATGGTGGATAAGCGATCAGATTTGAGCAATCAATTTCTTTTTGGTTAGTTTTAATTAAATCGCTTATTAAGCTAATCTTGTCATCAAAAATAACGTTATCGGCATTTTGTACACGGGCAAGTACTTTTATCTGCATAATTCCTACTTGAACATTTTTGTAACTTGAGGAATAACCTCAAATAAATCTCCTACCAATCCCAAATCGGCAATTTTAAAGATCGGAGCGTCAGGGTCTTTATTGATCGCAATGATATAATCGGCGGATTGCATTCCAGCTAAATGTTGAATTGCACCGGAAATTCCAACTGCGATATAAACTGTGGGTTTAATTGTTTTTCCCGTTTGCCCAACCTGATGTGGATAAGGAATCCATTCTGCATCAACTGCTGCACGGGAAGCTCCGACAGCTGCATCGATCTTATCTGCCAATTCTTCTAATAAAACAAAATTTTCTTTCTTCTTTAGTCCGCGACCACCGGAAATCACGAAATTTGCTTCGGTAAGATTTACGGTTTGAGTTTCATCTTTTTCAAATCCCAGATATTCGGAATCATCTTTCAGATTTGAAAAATCTATTTTTTCTTCAATTATTTCACCTTTACGAGTTTCATTGCGAGGAAAAGGATCCATAACTTTATGACGAACTGTTGCCATTTGCGGCAAATGATTGGGAGTAACGATCGTCGCCATGATGTTTCCACCAAAAGCCGGACGGGTTTGATGTAAATTTCCTGTGTTATCATCTATTTTCAATCCTGTACAATCTGCTGTGAGGCCTGTTTTAAGTTCAATTGCTACACGAGGAATGAACGACCTTCCCATAACAGAAGCACCGGAAATTATTATCTCCGGTTTATACTTTTTTGCAAGTTCAGTGAGAGCTTTGGCGTACGGTAAATCTAAAAAATT from Candidatus Cloacimonadota bacterium encodes:
- a CDS encoding electron transfer flavoprotein subunit alpha: MIEVIRDKCVGCKLCLKACAYDAIQVVDKLAEVDMDKCTLCGACVSACSFDAIIIRKFGQIKVDRSQHKGVWVFAEQKKGEIAPVVFELLGKGRDLADHLQTDLTAVILGYNIKDLAQELIYFGADKVIVAEDEKLENFLDLPYAKALTELAKKYKPEIIISGASVMGRSFIPRVAIELKTGLTADCTGLKIDDNTGNLHQTRPAFGGNIMATIVTPNHLPQMATVRHKVMDPFPRNETRKGEIIEEKIDFSNLKDDSEYLGFEKDETQTVNLTEANFVISGGRGLKKKENFVLLEELADKIDAAVGASRAAVDAEWIPYPHQVGQTGKTIKPTVYIAVGISGAIQHLAGMQSADYIIAINKDPDAPIFKIADLGLVGDLFEVIPQVTKMFK